GGCACCAATTAACATACATCCAACAATATTAACTATCAAAGTACCAACAGGTAATCTGGTATTAAAGTGATTGAAGTAATTTGATATCAACGCACGACTCATCGCACCAATACCGCCGCCCAGCATAACTAATACCATTGTCATTATCATATCTGCTCACCTAATTTCTTGCCTAATAAACATAAAAGGATACATAGGATGTAACTAATCAAAGCATAAAAGATTAATAACGCCCATTGTTGCTGATTAAACATTTGAACGAGTTCGAATTGAAATGTAGAAAAAGTAGTCAATGCTCCCATGAATCCAGTAGTGACAGCTTTTTTTAATAAAGGATTATTGTTAAATAACTTAATAGTTAAAGCCGACAAAAATCCCATAAAAAAGCCACCTATTAAATTGGCACTTAATGTGCCTATAGGTATGTCATGTCCATGATTAAAGAAAGAAAACAGATATCTCATTAATGCACCAAAGGCGCCACCAATAAAAATAAATAAATATTGCATTTTTTTAATCCCTTCAATTTGGTCAGTCACAAAATATATAATTCTATATCTAGAATGATTGGATTTCATATATAAAACTAAATCAACCAATTCTCATGGAAAAGGTTGATTTGTATACGTCCACATTACATAAATACTTTAAAAAAGGAAACCATATGTATGTAATGAAGATAAAATATGAATGATAATCACAATGAAAATAAGAATAGGCAATAACTTACTACCAATTCTTATCCAATCTTGTTTTTCACGCGCGTGTTTGATAGATTTATCTGCAAATATCACAGAAGCAATCAAAATAATGACGTTGAT
The DNA window shown above is from Staphylococcus sp. M0911 and carries:
- the crcB gene encoding fluoride efflux transporter CrcB, which gives rise to MQYLFIFIGGAFGALMRYLFSFFNHGHDIPIGTLSANLIGGFFMGFLSALTIKLFNNNPLLKKAVTTGFMGALTTFSTFQFELVQMFNQQQWALLIFYALISYILCILLCLLGKKLGEQI